A genomic stretch from Microtus pennsylvanicus isolate mMicPen1 chromosome 11, mMicPen1.hap1, whole genome shotgun sequence includes:
- the Lyzl6 gene encoding lysozyme-like protein 6 produces the protein MKVLLVCMASCFLVVSSGDIINRCVLAKILHQEDMDGFEGYSLPDWLCLAFVESNFNISKVNENADGSFDYGIFQINSHYWCNDYESHSENFCHMNCHELLDPNLLSSIHCAKKIVSTAGGMKNWVGWRLHCAGRPLSHWLTGCHL, from the exons ATGAAGGTACTGCTCGTGTGCATGGCAAGTTGCTTCCTGGTGGTGAGTAGCGGAGACATCATCAATCGCTGTGTCTTGGCCAAGATACTGCATCAGGAGGACATGGATGGGTTCGAGGGCTACTCCCTGCCTGACT GGCTGTGCTTGGCTTTCGTGGAAAGCAACTTCAACATATCAAAGGTGAATGAGAATGCAGACGGCAGCTTCGACTACGGCATCTTCCAGATCAACAGCCATTACTGGTGCAATGACTACGAGAGTCACTCGGAGAACTTCTGCCACATGAACTGTCACG AACTATTAGATCCCAACCTCCTTTCATCCATCCACTGTGCCAAGAAGATTGTGTCTACAGCAGGAGGGATGAAAAACTG GGTAGGGTGGAGATTGCACTGTGCAGGCCGGCCACTTTCACACTGGCTTACGGGATGCCATCTGTGA